The Candidatus Nitrosocaldus cavascurensis genome segment TCTTCTCACCCTTCTTCATCATGCTTGAGTATGGGAATATGTTTGAGAAGCAGAAGAACTTGTATCCATCCTTGTCATGAAGATCTTCAAACCTACTACCCTTGAGAAGATTGTAAATGAAGCCCTGCACACTATAATGGTAGTCCAACTGATATCTTTGATCCCTTGTAGATTCTAATTTAAGCAGTATACGCATGACATCTAATTATGCTATCTAATTTAAATTGATTATGCTTCTTCCTAGTATACCTTGCATGAGTTTGATATTGAAACGAAAACAATAATAAAAATTAATTGTAAACTCAGTTAGTTCTCCATTTTATTGAGCATCCTACTGATGGGTCGAATGGCTTCTCTATCTTCTCTCCTCTAAGCACTCTCTCAACATTCTCAGCCATTATCTGCACTGTAGGCCTTGCATCTGGGTTCATAGCATCGTTTATCCTTCCATGGTAAACAAGCCTCCTCTCCTTATCGAAGAGGAATGGATCTGGTGTACATACAGCGCCATACGCTCTAGCAACCTCTTGAGTCTCATCAAACAGGTATGGGAACTTTACATTGAACTCTTTAGCAAACCTCTTCATATTCTCATACCCCTCACCCTCATAGTTTGGGTCATTGCTGTTTATCCCAACTATATCAAGCCTTGGATGGAACTTTGAGTAGAGCATGTTTATGTCATCCATCCTTGCCCTAACGTATGGACAATGATTAGCCATGAAGATTATAAGCAATGCATCTGCCTTGAAGTCCTTCAATGAGTAGTACTTGCCATCTATGCCCAATAGGTTGAAGTCTATTGCTCTATCTCCTATGTTCATCTTCTGTATTGAGTATGTTCTTGCCATGCATAAGCATATACACAAGCATATTAAAATATTAGGGATGTGGTAAGTAGGCTGAAGATGGGGTAGGTGAGGCTGGATGGGCAATAGTCTAAGGAGGGTATGTGCATTCTGTGAATCGGTGCTGGATGATGCATACAATGATAGTATATGCAACTCATGTGCTGAACGCTACGGCATAGTTATGCATGACTCTGAGGATGGTTGTGGGTGTGATACAAGATAAAGTATTTTTAACATCCATGCATTTGCAATAGCATGAGAGCTGCTAGGTTCCATGCTGTAGGCAAGCCTTTGCAGATAGAGGAGATAGAGATGCCTAGGTTGGATGCTGATGATGTACTCATAAGGGTGAAGGCAGCAGGCATGTGCTATAGTGATGTGCATGTATTAGATGGGGTTATAGCAGCAGATCCTCCAGTAACCCTTGGTCATGAGATAGCAGGTGTGGTAGAAGCACTAGGCTCAAACGTTACAGATTACAAGAAGGGTGATAAGGTGCTTGTACACTTCCTAAGCCCATGTGGCAAGTGCAAGAGATGCTTACAAGGAAAAGGGATGCAGTG includes the following:
- a CDS encoding thioredoxin family protein translates to MARTYSIQKMNIGDRAIDFNLLGIDGKYYSLKDFKADALLIIFMANHCPYVRARMDDINMLYSKFHPRLDIVGINSNDPNYEGEGYENMKRFAKEFNVKFPYLFDETQEVARAYGAVCTPDPFLFDKERRLVYHGRINDAMNPDARPTVQIMAENVERVLRGEKIEKPFDPSVGCSIKWRTN